In one Salvelinus fontinalis isolate EN_2023a chromosome 16, ASM2944872v1, whole genome shotgun sequence genomic region, the following are encoded:
- the exd1 gene encoding piRNA biogenesis protein EXD1, with protein MTMDDFQFMDSFKRKRIKLTLKTATFLGIVQRINTNKTVILEDVVDVKNGRKFPGVKLFFGHEILNVEFPNVTKTDRDNTSDHRPEGHLTVAEFQPYRKGLILNDDDESHVNFVVIDEFHEKFGPAMMHIRKQQVIGIGADGVGTFQHERLCWLQIATKNKVYLFDILLLGARAFKNGLSMILENNHILKVTHDCRSLAGCLMAQFGVNLTNVFDTQVADILCFYTATGGFLPDRVSPLPKVVSLHLKMSSSQLSSLNIKSLLTKEDKEVWYVRPCPLSLLKVMALSVIHLQPLRLVLLDALMADYTGLVDSYLSGSREEPVHMQNIGSSSVLELPSELRELEHTRQKRQKWAVDRYPVTKQGLLERSNPRPLPPSQNGQGKDTATQRQPDPPVPTEVVPVVPAPGQRPAEKPRPSNTLGASDPDAMTSALTQEAQQSYRKQPSGVVSPVAPSGATGLLEIVMDTMAGRGRSLLKDPTPPILPVFPYLGRGLALPIPAAQVPKESPGALKTQAPVGRVEVPVPPGPIPSPIQPSENIPGAGRGLIQKPQGLTSPLSLSFSSFRKR; from the exons ATGACCATGGACGACTTTCAATTCATGGATAGCTTCAAGAGAAAACGCATCAAATTGACCCTCAAGACTGCTACTTTCCTTGGAATTGTTCAGCGGATAAACACCAATAAAACTGTGATTTTAGAGGACG TTGTGGATGTCAAGAATGGAAGGAAATTCCCTGGAGTGAAACTATTCTTTGGACATGAAATTCTGAATG TGGAATTCCCAAATGTAACAAAGACTGACCG AGATAACACCAGTGACCACAGACCTGAAGGTCACCTGACAGTGGCAGAGTTCCAGCCTTACAGGAAGGGTCTCATACTGA ATGACGATGATGAGAGCCATGTCAACTTTGTGGTCATTGATGAGTTCCATGAGAAGTTTGGTCCTGCT ATGATGCACATCCGGAAGCAGCAGGTGATCGGGATAGGAGCTGACGGAGTCGGGACGTTCCAGCACGAGAGACTCTGTTGGCTGCAG ATTGCCACTAAGAACAAAGTGTACCTCTTTGACATCCTGTTGCTTGGAGCCCGGGCCTTTAAGAACGGCCTGTCCATGATCCTAGAAAATAACCACATATTAAAG GTCACTCATGACTGCCGGAGCCTCGCCGGATGTCTGATGGCTCAGTTTGGCGTAAATCTCACCAACGTCTTTGACACGCAG GTGGCAGATATCCTGTGCTTCTACACAGCGACCGGTGGCTTCCTGCCAGACAGGGTCAGTCCCCTACCGAAGGTGGTGAGCCTACATTTGAAGATGTCCTCGTCAcaactctcctctctcaacatcaAGTCTCTGCTCACCAAG GAGGACAAAGAGGTGTGGTACGTGCGTCCCTGCCCTTTGTCCCTGCTGAAGGTCATGGCCCTGTCGGTGATCCACCTGCAGCCTCTGAGACTGGTGCTGCTGGATGCCCTCATGGCTGACTACACAGGCCTGGTGGACTCCTACCTCAGCGGCAGCCGAGAGGAACCTGTCCACATGCAGAACATCGGCTCg AGCAGTGTTCTTGAGCTGCCCAGCGAGCTGCGGGAGTTGGAGCACACGCGTCAGAAGCGCCAGAAGTGGGCCGTCGACCGCTACCCTGTCACTAAGCAGGGCCTGCTGGAGCGCTCCAACCCCAGACCCCTACCCCCATCACAGAATGGGCAGGGCAAGGACACAGCCACCCAAAGACAACCAGACCCTCCTGTCCCCACAGAAGTGGTGCCTGTAGTCCCAGCACCAGGACAGCGCCCAGCAGAGAAACCCCGTCCCAGCAATACCCTGGGGGCCTCCGACCCCGACGCTATGACCAGTGCCCTGACACAAGAGGCCCAGCAGAGCTACAGGAAACAGCCGTCTGGAGTCGTCAGCCCAGTGGCTCCATCAGGAGCAACAGGACTCTTGGAGATAGTGATGGACACAATGGCAGGCAGAGGGAGGTCCCTGTTGAAAGACCCAACGCCACCCATTCTCCCTGTGTTCCCCTACCTGGGAAGAGGCCTGGCTCTCCCGATACCAGCAGCCCAGGTCCCCAAGGAGAGCCCCGGAGCCCTGAAGACCCAGGCCCCAGTGGGGAGGGTGGAGGTGCCTGTCCCCCCAGGCCCAATACCCAGCCCAATACAGCCATCTGAAAACATCCCTGGTGCTGGGAGAGGCCTCATACAGAAACCCCAaggtctcacctctcctctcagtctctccTTCAGTTCATTTAGAAAGAGATGA